The nucleotide window CAACAGAGGCACGGGTCGAGCAGTCTGCAGGGTTCGATATCCCCGGCGTAAGGCGCCTCACCGCGCTGCACCGGCATATGACCCGCTCCGATCAACAACAAGTCTTCTCTGACCGGTTCCAGTCTATGCAGCCCACCCTGGACCGCACCGGATACCGGTTTTGGGGAAAACTGCCAGGGGTGGACGGTGAACTCGTCGAACAAGCCCTCCTCACCCGGGCAGATTCACTTCCGCTCCTTCCTGATGGCGGCAAAGGCACTTTTGGTCAACGACACGCTGACGCTCTCGTATCCATCTCACAGGATTCGCTCACATCCACTTCAGGAAGCGACAGTTCTGCTGGGCCGATTCTGTCGGTATTCACCACCACACAACAACCCATCTCATCAGACGGGGATGCCGGCGCGACCACAGCTTCAGGTCTCTGCGTCGGATCGCAGACGCTAGAGGAGATCTTTTGCAGCGGTTCGGTTGAACACATCACCTTCCGCAACGGCCAGCCCTTAGCTGCCGGGCGTACCACCAGGGTGATCCCACCCAGACTGCGCCGAGCCATCCTGTATCGGGATGGTGGATGTGTCGCCCGCCAGCGGGATGGGACCACCTTGAGATGAGTTTCGCCAGGGGGATGGGACCACCTGCTCGCCAGTGA belongs to Acidimicrobiia bacterium and includes:
- a CDS encoding DUF222 domain-containing protein → MTSMTTDVLERLLIELESAVSRIRAGQIQLLREADRRQTPLADGCRSLQEWTAGRLDIAPETAKTLVSAARTLADQPDLEDRLETGTVSFDRILATATLAATCATEARVEQSAGFDIPGVRRLTALHRHMTRSDQQQVFSDRFQSMQPTLDRTGYRFWGKLPGVDGELVEQALLTRADSLPLLPDGGKGTFGQRHADALVSISQDSLTSTSGSDSSAGPILSVFTTTQQPISSDGDAGATTASGLCVGSQTLEEIFCSGSVEHITFRNGQPLAAGRTTRVIPPRLRRAILYRDGGCVARQRDGTTLR